The proteins below are encoded in one region of Paenibacillus albus:
- a CDS encoding YesL family protein, whose translation MEMRGMMGGFYKISEWIMRLSVTNVLWIICSLPFIILLFPVLFAQNGDQLLGYFIVAGVVAPFTVFPATAAMFAVARKWVMGEVDAPLLRTFFRNYKDSYKQSMIGGIIYVILFSILIVDFRVYLVKLESLKLLSYLFIALFALLAVSLFNFFSMVVHYHMKTMQLLKNAVLLTIGRPFRSLSTVIMSGAVIGISVSSAKLMFLIPFFTGAVVALLSFWNFYAVYTKLQDQMQKAAEAEAEEERKRLEEEGLVLNTEEGQASIK comes from the coding sequence ATGGAAATGAGAGGCATGATGGGCGGGTTTTACAAAATCTCGGAATGGATAATGCGTTTATCGGTGACGAACGTGCTCTGGATTATTTGTTCGCTGCCGTTTATTATTCTGTTATTCCCTGTATTGTTCGCGCAAAACGGTGATCAATTGCTCGGTTACTTTATCGTAGCAGGCGTTGTAGCTCCGTTCACGGTATTCCCGGCAACTGCGGCTATGTTCGCCGTCGCGCGCAAATGGGTGATGGGCGAGGTAGACGCGCCGCTGCTGCGTACATTCTTCCGGAATTACAAAGACAGCTACAAGCAAAGTATGATTGGCGGTATCATCTACGTTATTCTGTTCTCGATTCTTATCGTTGACTTCCGCGTTTACTTGGTCAAGCTGGAATCGCTGAAGCTGCTGTCGTATTTGTTTATCGCATTGTTCGCACTTCTTGCTGTATCACTGTTCAACTTCTTCTCGATGGTTGTTCACTATCATATGAAGACGATGCAGCTCCTCAAGAATGCAGTGCTGCTCACGATCGGGCGTCCTTTCCGTTCGCTGTCGACTGTCATCATGTCTGGTGCTGTCATTGGGATCAGCGTAAGCTCCGCTAAGCTGATGTTCCTGATCCCGTTCTTTACGGGCGCTGTCGTTGCTTTGCTGTCATTCTGGAACTTCTACGCTGTCTATACGAAGCTGCAGGATCAGATGCAGAAAGCGGCAGAAGCAGAGGCCGAAGAAGAGCGTAAACGGCTCGAAGAAGAGGGCTTAGTGCTGAATACAGAAGAAGGGCAAGCGTCCATTAAATAG
- a CDS encoding DUF1499 domain-containing protein — protein MLKRTLIGLLRSHELTGDKAKDPLLKSHYYKLSREKAWEEVVSTLKKMQGYKVLHEVHSVGEIVLEKRTVTGRTMDITISVINVNPVTAAVDIYSASRGSFGDLGSNYRIILDIYRTLDKKLAQYKTTSI, from the coding sequence TTGTTGAAACGCACCCTCATCGGGTTGCTGCGCAGTCATGAATTGACTGGCGACAAGGCAAAGGATCCGTTGCTTAAATCCCATTATTACAAATTATCCAGGGAGAAGGCGTGGGAAGAAGTCGTCTCCACACTCAAAAAAATGCAAGGCTACAAGGTACTTCACGAGGTTCATTCGGTAGGTGAGATTGTTCTCGAGAAACGAACGGTAACCGGTCGTACGATGGACATTACCATCTCGGTCATTAATGTAAATCCAGTAACTGCTGCTGTAGATATTTATTCCGCGTCGCGCGGTTCTTTCGGAGACCTTGGTTCTAACTATCGGATCATTCTTGATATTTACCGGACTCTCGATAAGAAGCTGGCTCAATATAAGACAACCAGCATATAA
- the tpx gene encoding thiol peroxidase, protein MAQERTGVATLKGNPLTLIGPELKVGDQAPDFQLNKSLVDVVSLKDFAGKVKLVSVVPSIDTGVCDAQTRRFNEEAGKFGENVAILTVSVDLPFAQARWCGAAGVDKVVMLSDYKNNNFGEAYGVLIKDLNLDMRAIFVIDANDTIQYVEVLSEMTEHPNYENALNALQALV, encoded by the coding sequence ATGGCTCAAGAACGTACTGGCGTAGCAACGCTTAAAGGCAACCCGCTTACACTGATCGGTCCAGAACTTAAAGTTGGTGACCAAGCACCAGATTTCCAACTGAACAAATCGCTAGTTGACGTTGTCTCCTTGAAGGATTTCGCAGGCAAAGTAAAACTTGTCAGCGTCGTGCCTTCCATCGATACAGGCGTTTGCGACGCGCAAACACGCCGCTTTAACGAAGAAGCTGGCAAATTCGGCGAGAACGTTGCCATTCTTACTGTCAGCGTTGATCTTCCGTTCGCACAAGCTCGCTGGTGCGGCGCTGCTGGCGTAGACAAAGTTGTTATGCTCTCCGATTACAAGAACAACAATTTCGGCGAAGCTTACGGCGTATTGATTAAGGATCTGAACCTCGATATGCGTGCAATCTTCGTTATCGACGCTAACGACACGATCCAATACGTGGAAGTGCTTAGCGAAATGACGGAACACCCGAACTACGAGAATGCGCTTAACGCTCTTCAAGCACTCGTATAA
- a CDS encoding rhomboid family intramembrane serine protease: MIFLRYESFRSYLRSYPVTAAIIVINILVYALDHLVFDGSLLEHGYFYSGGAYNYFSLDEPWRYVTAEFLHADLSHIFFNMFSILVFAPPLERMLGHVRYAIFYLLCGVVGHLFVAIADGQPTIGASGCIYGVFGTYLYLALFKRSLDPESRKTVYMILIFGVIFSLIGTNVSIWGHIGGLFAGVVLAYAYDWYVTLKQNRR; the protein is encoded by the coding sequence TTGATTTTTCTCCGATATGAAAGCTTCCGCAGCTATTTGCGTTCTTACCCGGTGACGGCGGCCATTATCGTGATTAACATTCTCGTATATGCGCTAGATCATCTTGTGTTTGACGGTTCCTTGCTGGAACATGGATATTTTTACAGTGGAGGAGCCTACAATTATTTCTCCCTCGACGAACCATGGCGATATGTAACGGCAGAGTTTCTGCATGCGGACCTTTCGCACATCTTCTTTAATATGTTCAGTATACTTGTCTTCGCCCCGCCGCTGGAACGGATGCTTGGCCATGTGCGGTATGCAATCTTTTACTTGTTGTGCGGTGTGGTTGGCCATTTGTTCGTTGCGATCGCTGATGGGCAACCCACTATTGGCGCTTCAGGCTGTATCTATGGCGTGTTCGGTACCTATCTGTATCTAGCCCTGTTTAAGCGTTCGCTTGATCCGGAATCACGCAAGACGGTATATATGATTTTGATCTTCGGAGTCATCTTCTCGCTAATCGGCACGAATGTTAGCATTTGGGGTCATATTGGCGGCTTATTCGCAGGTGTCGTGCTTGCATATGCATACGACTGGTACGTCACTTTGAAACAAAATCGCAGATGA
- a CDS encoding LysR family transcriptional regulator: MELRQLYYFVKVAKKEHVTKAAEELHVAQSAVSRQIHQLEEELGAKLFLQKGRNLQLTPVGSLFLKRAEVILADLERSVVEIQEFLDPEKGEIRLGFPHSLGISLIPEVVAAFRKLNPNVKFRFKQGMYPSLIQDVMKGEVDLAFVSPCPVSHPHVTGEIVLTEELFAILPPTHPLANEEAIDLHQLRDEMFVLFSEGYSLRPIVWEACKEAGFTPRIGFEGEETDTIRGLVAAGMGVSLLPEMALYASGPLKPAKVRVKSPNVTRTIGLIYRSNEKLPLVAKAFQTYLLDFFECDRFKKRLL, encoded by the coding sequence ATGGAACTTCGTCAATTATATTATTTTGTAAAAGTGGCCAAGAAAGAGCATGTTACGAAGGCAGCAGAGGAGCTGCACGTCGCTCAGTCCGCCGTTAGCCGCCAGATCCATCAGCTCGAAGAGGAGCTCGGGGCCAAGCTGTTTCTCCAAAAGGGGAGGAATTTGCAGCTGACGCCGGTCGGCTCGTTGTTCCTGAAGCGTGCTGAAGTGATTCTGGCTGATCTCGAGCGCTCCGTGGTGGAGATACAGGAATTTCTCGATCCGGAGAAGGGGGAGATTAGGCTCGGCTTCCCGCACAGCTTAGGCATATCGCTTATCCCTGAAGTAGTTGCTGCGTTCCGCAAGCTGAATCCGAACGTGAAGTTCCGGTTCAAGCAAGGGATGTACCCTTCGCTCATTCAAGATGTGATGAAGGGAGAGGTCGATCTCGCCTTCGTTTCCCCTTGTCCAGTGAGCCATCCGCATGTGACGGGCGAAATTGTGCTGACGGAAGAGCTCTTCGCAATTTTGCCGCCTACACACCCGCTTGCCAACGAGGAAGCGATTGACTTGCATCAACTGAGGGACGAGATGTTCGTGCTGTTCAGTGAAGGGTACTCGTTGCGTCCGATTGTTTGGGAGGCGTGCAAGGAGGCTGGCTTTACTCCTCGAATCGGTTTTGAAGGCGAGGAGACCGACACGATTCGCGGTCTTGTCGCCGCTGGCATGGGAGTCAGCTTGCTGCCGGAGATGGCGCTCTACGCTTCCGGACCGTTGAAGCCGGCGAAGGTGCGTGTGAAGTCGCCGAACGTGACGCGGACGATCGGTCTTATTTACCGGTCTAACGAGAAGCTGCCGCTCGTTGCGAAGGCATTCCAGACGTATCTGCTAGATTTCTTTGAGTGTGATCGGTTTAAGAAGAGGTTGCTTTAG
- a CDS encoding peptidoglycan D,D-transpeptidase FtsI family protein, which produces MSVERRRGRQRRVYTVLLGMSLLLMLYMLRIAWLQFAPAAPAMASRASTQLKAESVAQRERELVLDTGRGDFYDANGLAITGETYKALAVFPLQQRARTNIPKELAKLAGVLGVREVALGDWMRGLKEPAFWRSAEERLPHKLTEHQLRQIDKLHVNGVRVLPYRNRYPEAFDPKHVIGYTSQHPELLRSDYSERLEDKTMKLTDQTGGSGLERSLDELLQGVGATSVSYFTNGADEPLHGLDLRVTGPDNPYYPLRITTTLSLPIQNKLEQYIDKNGLKEGAVVVLDAVTGDIVSMISRPKLVVSRIGVSGTDTANHAIRAAVPGSIFKLVTEAAALEAGMTSEGESFYCGGSYGRYGLHCWKRGGHGTLTLQEALADSCNVAFATIAERLSARQLTIAADQLGLARQVGWASERAFQPLGKPLKQLQDEEAGTVFSRIPAVRDGGQLAQTGIGQRDVRMSPLQAANLMVTLLHQGVVQEPRLVSEIRYGNGQLLAKLPRQLAPAPYGQISLHTAQTLLRGMEAVVAYGTGSSINEGRWRVAGKSGTAQVTRGGQERINHWFVGYGPVQSPRYAVAVLAENRTPGLSNKATVLFRGVMDILAADEG; this is translated from the coding sequence ATGAGTGTCGAACGGCGTAGGGGAAGACAGCGGAGAGTATATACGGTGCTGCTCGGGATGAGCTTGCTGCTCATGCTCTACATGCTGCGGATTGCTTGGCTGCAGTTTGCTCCTGCTGCTCCTGCGATGGCAAGCCGTGCAAGCACGCAATTAAAGGCGGAGTCTGTGGCCCAGCGTGAACGCGAGCTTGTGCTTGATACCGGACGTGGTGACTTCTATGATGCGAACGGGCTCGCGATCACTGGAGAGACGTACAAGGCGCTGGCGGTGTTCCCTCTGCAGCAGCGTGCGAGAACAAATATTCCGAAGGAGCTCGCGAAGCTTGCTGGAGTACTTGGTGTAAGAGAGGTAGCGCTCGGCGATTGGATGCGTGGACTAAAGGAGCCGGCGTTCTGGCGAAGTGCGGAAGAAAGACTTCCGCATAAGCTGACGGAACATCAGCTTCGGCAGATTGATAAGCTGCATGTGAACGGGGTTCGCGTGCTGCCATATCGGAATCGGTATCCGGAGGCATTCGATCCGAAGCATGTGATTGGTTATACAAGCCAGCATCCTGAGCTGCTGCGCTCGGATTATTCAGAGCGGCTAGAAGACAAGACGATGAAGCTGACGGATCAGACAGGCGGCTCAGGGCTTGAGCGGTCCTTAGATGAGCTGCTGCAAGGTGTAGGTGCGACCTCGGTCTCGTATTTCACGAACGGAGCGGACGAGCCGCTGCATGGACTCGACCTGCGTGTAACAGGCCCGGATAATCCCTACTATCCGCTGAGAATCACAACGACACTGAGCCTGCCAATTCAGAATAAACTTGAGCAGTATATCGATAAGAACGGACTGAAGGAAGGCGCTGTCGTTGTGCTGGATGCTGTGACAGGCGATATTGTCAGTATGATTTCACGGCCCAAGCTAGTTGTGAGCCGGATCGGAGTGTCAGGCACGGACACGGCGAATCATGCGATTCGAGCGGCAGTGCCCGGCTCTATCTTCAAGTTAGTGACGGAGGCGGCTGCTTTGGAAGCGGGTATGACGAGTGAAGGGGAGTCATTCTACTGTGGAGGCAGCTACGGTCGATATGGGCTTCACTGCTGGAAGCGAGGCGGCCATGGCACTTTGACGCTGCAGGAGGCGCTAGCTGACTCGTGCAACGTGGCCTTCGCTACAATTGCGGAGCGGCTCAGCGCTCGTCAGCTAACGATTGCAGCTGATCAGCTTGGACTTGCCCGTCAAGTAGGCTGGGCGAGCGAGCGTGCTTTCCAGCCGCTAGGCAAGCCGCTCAAGCAGCTTCAAGATGAAGAAGCTGGCACGGTATTCTCAAGAATTCCGGCTGTACGTGACGGAGGACAGCTGGCACAGACAGGAATTGGCCAGCGGGACGTACGAATGTCGCCGCTCCAAGCAGCGAACTTGATGGTTACGCTGCTGCATCAAGGGGTCGTGCAAGAACCTCGCCTTGTGAGCGAGATTCGCTATGGCAACGGTCAACTGCTAGCGAAGCTGCCTCGCCAGCTGGCGCCTGCGCCTTATGGACAAATAAGCCTCCATACGGCGCAGACGCTGCTGCGCGGGATGGAGGCTGTTGTGGCCTATGGAACAGGCAGTTCAATCAATGAAGGCCGCTGGAGAGTTGCTGGTAAATCAGGAACTGCTCAAGTAACGCGAGGCGGCCAAGAGCGTATCAATCATTGGTTTGTCGGCTATGGTCCCGTGCAATCGCCTCGTTATGCCGTTGCTGTGCTTGCCGAGAATCGCACGCCAGGCTTGTCCAACAAGGCGACTGTGCTCTTTCGCGGTGTAATGGATATTCTGGCAGCAGATGAAGGTTAG
- a CDS encoding AI-2E family transporter, giving the protein MLSFYRKYWRTAFDIALIVLTVYLIMLVFSYLYRIATPVFLSFVIYMFIEPPARWLQRLGMKKSIAAGLSVLVFTLVIVGAFVGAGYVMTTQITGLAGNLHKYQSLLVEQFQNNASDIEEKFSALPPGVIAKAKDILDYITSWGSNLAGSFLLSLGGYLKSFSTFIFNFSIGIILAYFLSLEIKEWKQLAKEKTPNTFKKAFMFLRENVFSGIAGYLKAQGKLISITFIVIFVSLMILGIDNAFSVALLSAFFDVLPLLGVGTVFVPWIIYLFIVGNTTLAIWLTILFLVVVLTRQVLEPKITGDTLGVSAFTMLAFMIVSLSIFGISGVILSPILMILLKALYEQRYFHRWIRSPRGEFDNQSNPADHI; this is encoded by the coding sequence ATGCTTTCCTTCTACCGTAAATATTGGCGCACCGCGTTTGACATTGCCCTGATTGTACTCACGGTATATCTCATTATGCTTGTCTTTAGCTATTTATACCGGATCGCGACACCTGTTTTCCTGTCTTTTGTCATTTATATGTTCATCGAGCCGCCCGCACGCTGGCTCCAGCGTTTAGGGATGAAGAAATCGATCGCAGCAGGCTTGTCCGTACTCGTCTTTACGCTTGTTATTGTCGGCGCCTTTGTCGGAGCTGGCTATGTGATGACAACTCAGATTACTGGCCTTGCCGGTAATTTGCACAAGTACCAGAGCTTACTGGTGGAGCAGTTCCAGAACAATGCTTCCGACATTGAAGAGAAGTTCTCTGCACTGCCGCCCGGCGTTATCGCCAAAGCGAAGGACATTCTTGACTACATCACAAGCTGGGGCTCAAACTTGGCCGGTTCGTTCCTGCTTTCCTTAGGCGGTTACTTGAAATCCTTCTCCACCTTTATCTTTAACTTCTCCATCGGTATCATCCTGGCATACTTCCTAAGTTTGGAGATTAAAGAGTGGAAGCAGCTCGCGAAGGAGAAGACGCCTAATACCTTCAAGAAAGCGTTCATGTTCCTGCGTGAAAATGTTTTCTCCGGCATTGCCGGCTACTTGAAAGCCCAAGGTAAACTAATCAGTATCACATTCATCGTGATTTTCGTATCGTTGATGATCCTTGGCATCGATAATGCATTCTCCGTTGCGCTGCTGTCAGCCTTCTTCGATGTGCTGCCGCTGCTTGGCGTCGGAACTGTATTCGTCCCTTGGATTATCTATTTGTTCATCGTCGGCAATACTACGCTCGCCATTTGGCTTACCATTCTGTTCTTAGTCGTCGTGCTGACACGCCAAGTGCTTGAACCGAAGATTACTGGCGATACGCTTGGCGTCTCCGCCTTCACGATGCTTGCATTCATGATCGTATCCTTGTCGATCTTCGGCATCTCCGGCGTTATTCTGTCGCCAATCCTGATGATTCTGCTGAAAGCATTGTATGAACAGCGCTACTTCCATCGATGGATCCGTTCCCCAAGGGGCGAGTTCGATAACCAGTCGAACCCAGCAGACCATATCTAA